In one window of Chryseobacterium sp. JV274 DNA:
- a CDS encoding endonuclease, with product MKRFSSLFAIIISVMAFSQQQGKLRKVATVGFLNVENLWDTIRSADYIDGTKDIKNPAFHRSIPMDSIKLLEAEKYDGPWSDGALIGKKVVREQGGSEEFTPKSAKNYGTKIYKAKLANEAKVISEMGAQYTKTAPAVVGLIEVENRQVIQDLINEPALKKYDYGIIHYNSYDYRGIDVALIYQKRRFTPTNSLKKELKIYGDNGRREYTRDILVVTGFLDNEKVAFFMNHWPSRRGGEAISLPKRNAAAALLKQQMDSIRAADPTTKLFAMGDFNDDPVSPSLKNHLKAQAAPKDLSEETPYLNLMYPLYKKGVASLAYQDAPNLFDQIIVSKNVISDQVTKEYSVYKTEIFAPSYLVNKEGNYKGYPFRSWNGDQFTGGYSDHFPAFVVLQKEP from the coding sequence ATGAAGAGATTTTCGAGTCTGTTTGCCATCATTATTTCGGTCATGGCATTTTCGCAGCAACAAGGAAAACTGAGAAAAGTAGCTACTGTAGGTTTTTTAAATGTAGAAAACCTGTGGGACACTATCCGTTCAGCGGATTATATTGATGGAACCAAGGACATTAAAAATCCTGCTTTTCACAGAAGTATTCCTATGGATTCTATCAAACTTCTGGAAGCTGAAAAATATGACGGACCATGGAGTGACGGTGCTTTAATTGGTAAAAAGGTAGTAAGAGAACAAGGTGGTTCTGAAGAGTTTACCCCAAAAAGTGCAAAAAACTACGGGACTAAGATTTATAAAGCAAAATTGGCCAATGAAGCCAAAGTAATTTCTGAAATGGGAGCACAGTATACCAAAACAGCTCCTGCAGTAGTGGGATTAATTGAGGTTGAAAACAGACAGGTCATCCAGGATCTGATCAACGAACCCGCTTTAAAGAAATATGATTACGGGATTATTCATTACAACTCTTATGACTACAGAGGAATTGATGTTGCATTGATTTATCAGAAAAGAAGATTCACTCCTACCAATTCATTAAAAAAAGAACTGAAAATATACGGTGACAACGGAAGAAGAGAATATACAAGAGATATTCTTGTTGTAACAGGGTTTTTAGATAATGAAAAAGTGGCATTCTTTATGAACCACTGGCCTTCAAGAAGAGGAGGTGAAGCGATTTCTTTACCTAAAAGAAATGCTGCAGCCGCTTTATTGAAGCAGCAGATGGACAGTATAAGAGCTGCAGACCCAACAACGAAGCTTTTTGCAATGGGTGACTTTAATGACGATCCTGTAAGCCCGAGTTTAAAAAACCACCTGAAAGCTCAGGCAGCACCTAAAGATTTAAGTGAAGAAACACCATACCTTAATCTGATGTATCCTTTATATAAGAAAGGAGTGGCATCTCTCGCCTATCAGGATGCACCGAACCTGTTTGACCAGATTATTGTTTCTAAAAATGTAATTTCAGATCAGGTAACTAAAGAATATTCTGTGTACAAAACAGAAATTTTCGCACCGTCTTATTTAGTTAATAAAGAAGGAAATTATAAAGGCTATCCTTTCAGATCCTGGAATGGAGACCAGTTCACAGGAGGTTACAGTGATCATTTCCCGGCATTTGTAGTTCTCCAGAAAGAACCATAA
- a CDS encoding DUF5689 domain-containing protein has translation MKNIYFKAAIFTAISMLAISSCVKTDDYDVPEIKCSNKFAAANHQLSEIITIAKAKPVEADIIKEDFIVEAYVSSSDESGNLYKMMFLQDKPENPTQGIEIDIDGSNQYLDFPVGALVRINLKGLIVQGVNGNIKVGSYDPNYPIGRINPNKVSNYMARVCDGQKPVVAAMKPLEFNFISDALKNGAHVNQLVKIKNVQFEEPELTKNFADESATGDRYITDKKAGRLDLRFSNFSTFGKSPISPKYEKSGDIVLILSRFTSSSNATVFTDQAYIRDLNDINFPNARFTPGEPELPSANAVNLFPSSDFENWASFLSSLNSFGLMPYASQGIGLGYNGTNSLQIKGTPANNDYVFTANAASGIPAAPKRITMYIKGTASGKSLSFNVYRATPLLPNTSAFYTFNLGTFSTGATLSPESTNSYTGSINTNGQWRLVELTLTGLTDLNITSGKTMFALKTGKDGVYDLQIDNIKIE, from the coding sequence ATGAAAAATATATATTTTAAAGCGGCGATCTTTACGGCCATTTCAATGCTGGCAATCTCGTCTTGTGTAAAAACTGATGATTATGATGTGCCGGAAATCAAATGTAGTAACAAATTTGCAGCAGCTAATCATCAGTTATCTGAGATTATAACCATAGCAAAAGCAAAACCCGTTGAAGCTGATATCATTAAAGAAGATTTTATCGTAGAAGCTTACGTTTCTTCAAGTGATGAATCCGGAAATCTTTACAAAATGATGTTCCTTCAGGATAAGCCTGAAAACCCAACTCAAGGTATTGAGATTGATATCGACGGTAGCAATCAGTATCTTGATTTCCCAGTTGGGGCTTTAGTAAGAATCAACCTGAAAGGATTGATCGTTCAGGGGGTTAATGGAAACATTAAAGTAGGTTCTTATGATCCTAACTATCCTATCGGTAGAATCAACCCAAATAAAGTTTCTAATTACATGGCAAGAGTTTGCGACGGACAGAAGCCTGTAGTAGCTGCAATGAAACCATTAGAGTTCAACTTTATCTCAGATGCTCTGAAAAATGGTGCGCACGTTAATCAGCTTGTAAAAATAAAAAACGTTCAGTTTGAAGAGCCTGAATTGACAAAGAACTTTGCCGACGAATCAGCTACAGGTGATCGTTATATTACGGATAAAAAAGCAGGCAGATTAGATCTTCGTTTCAGTAACTTTTCAACTTTTGGGAAATCTCCGATCTCTCCTAAATATGAAAAAAGTGGTGATATCGTTCTTATTTTAAGCCGTTTTACAAGCTCAAGTAACGCGACGGTTTTCACAGATCAGGCTTATATAAGGGATCTTAATGATATTAACTTCCCGAACGCCAGATTTACCCCAGGTGAACCGGAACTTCCATCCGCTAATGCAGTAAATCTTTTCCCAAGCTCTGATTTTGAAAACTGGGCATCTTTCCTATCAAGTTTAAATAGCTTTGGGCTTATGCCTTATGCGTCTCAAGGTATTGGTTTGGGGTATAACGGTACAAATTCCCTTCAGATTAAAGGTACACCTGCCAATAATGATTATGTATTTACAGCGAATGCTGCGTCAGGAATTCCTGCGGCTCCAAAGAGAATTACAATGTATATTAAAGGGACTGCATCCGGAAAATCACTTTCTTTCAATGTATATAGAGCAACACCGCTTCTTCCTAATACATCTGCTTTCTATACATTCAATTTAGGAACATTCTCTACAGGGGCTACTTTAAGTCCGGAAAGCACGAATTCATATACAGGATCTATCAATACGAACGGACAATGGAGACTGGTGGAGCTTACTCTTACAGGTCTTACTGATCTTAATATTACTTCTGGAAAAACTATGTTTGCACTCAAAACCGGAAAAGATGGAGTATATGATCTTCAGATTGACAACATCAAAATTGAGTAA
- a CDS encoding RNase adapter RapZ — protein sequence MLHIEIHSFSYKKGGIPKDNSGNGGGFAFDCRGILNPGRIEEYKIQTGNDIGVQEYLETKTDMPKFLELVKSLVSINIDNYLERGFEHLQINFGCTGGQHRSVYSAIKIAEFIQKKYPEGTEITLHHDEQPQLNS from the coding sequence ATGCTACACATCGAGATACACAGTTTTTCATACAAGAAAGGGGGAATTCCTAAAGACAATTCAGGAAATGGCGGAGGTTTCGCTTTTGACTGCCGTGGAATTTTAAATCCCGGAAGAATTGAAGAATATAAAATTCAGACCGGAAATGATATCGGAGTTCAGGAATACCTGGAAACAAAAACGGACATGCCAAAGTTTTTAGAATTGGTAAAATCCCTTGTTTCTATAAATATTGACAACTATCTTGAAAGAGGATTTGAACATCTGCAGATTAACTTCGGATGTACGGGCGGACAGCACAGATCGGTATATTCCGCTATAAAAATCGCCGAATTTATCCAGAAAAAATATCCTGAAGGAACTGAGATAACCCTTCACCATGATGAACAACCACAACTGAATTCATAA
- a CDS encoding carboxypeptidase-like regulatory domain-containing protein: MIKKLSLISLFTLLPASYYYAQTTVFAYLKDAEGKPVEQASVDLKGAGNDAKADKIGYFQFTDLMPGHYQIMVTKPNFETKIFEFDVTNNEKRKDLGVITLYSALNGADQGLAIVEDSGESDGGGAQQTATVGLLQSSQDVFNRIASFDLGPYWFRPRGIDSRTGENMINGISMAAADNGDVDFSTWGGLNEITRYPEIAANHAPSEYAFGGTTGVFYKNTKASEYRKGSQLTYSLTNRNYTNRLSYRFSSGMNKNGWAFTGMIARRWAQEGIQDGTAYDAYSGYIGIEKKFSDSHTMTLNAIGSKYERSSSSPNTQEVYDFRGVHYNSYWGWQNGDKRNERVKRGFQPMIQLQDFWKINKNSQLWTSVSYQFGKEYSSRLDWYRANNPSPTYYRNLPSYWLNYTNPSPEQAANIGITRDWWTNDDQSHTQINWDNLYNANRNVQYNALLGGRRAAYYLVDDVKDDKVWNVSTHYTYNFTDTSRFILNLSYQNYRSEQYREVNDLLGADFALNMDPFASNTTAGSVWGKFNTRESDTDVAKREGDKIGYSYIFRRQEFKINPAFKFSTGKFDVFISGLFGYTTNSREGLFQHYLYESSYGKGADQNFWNAGVKGQVTYKINGRNFLVYNGAYFSQSPFLNDIYFNTRVSGVTTPGIKNVVVDANDLSYVISTPIVKLRLTGYLVNTQNETSVQRYFAQGVKLTNLTESGDQAPVQDGAFITQVLAGANKRNMGIELGAQVKVTPTLTASGLLSVGQYTYTNNPTVYFASDAVGTFRELDGNGNIVSRSYTNMGEATLKNYRQGGTPQEAYTLGLRYSSPKYWWIGATWNYFGHSFLDPSPVTRTERFYTNPNTPGVPYDNVTEEELARILTPTKLPSAFFFNVNAGKSWMIGKYYVLVSASVNNILNNRNFITGGFEQTRNVNYTDYANDYDSGNMVFAPKYWYNQGRSYFVNLQFRF; the protein is encoded by the coding sequence ATGATTAAAAAACTATCATTGATCTCTTTATTTACTTTGCTGCCTGCGTCATATTATTATGCGCAGACAACAGTGTTTGCGTATCTTAAGGATGCGGAAGGAAAGCCTGTTGAGCAAGCAAGTGTAGATTTAAAAGGAGCAGGAAATGATGCAAAGGCAGACAAGATCGGTTATTTCCAATTTACTGACTTGATGCCGGGACATTATCAAATTATGGTTACAAAGCCGAATTTTGAAACTAAAATTTTTGAATTTGACGTAACTAATAATGAGAAGAGAAAAGATCTTGGAGTAATTACTCTTTATTCTGCATTGAATGGTGCAGATCAGGGTTTAGCTATTGTGGAGGATTCAGGAGAAAGTGATGGTGGCGGCGCACAGCAAACCGCAACTGTAGGATTATTACAGTCTTCTCAGGATGTCTTCAATAGAATTGCAAGTTTCGATTTAGGACCATACTGGTTCCGTCCAAGAGGAATTGATAGCAGAACAGGTGAGAATATGATCAACGGGATTTCTATGGCCGCTGCAGATAATGGAGATGTAGACTTCAGTACCTGGGGAGGATTGAACGAAATCACCCGTTACCCGGAAATTGCAGCTAATCATGCCCCTTCCGAATATGCTTTCGGAGGAACTACCGGAGTATTTTATAAGAATACCAAAGCCAGCGAGTACAGAAAAGGAAGTCAGCTGACGTACTCTCTGACCAACAGAAACTATACCAACAGATTATCTTACAGATTCTCTTCCGGAATGAATAAGAACGGATGGGCATTTACTGGAATGATCGCAAGAAGATGGGCACAGGAAGGGATTCAGGATGGTACTGCTTATGATGCATACAGTGGATATATTGGTATTGAGAAGAAATTCAGTGACAGTCATACCATGACTTTAAATGCTATAGGTTCCAAATATGAGAGAAGCTCTTCAAGTCCAAATACTCAGGAAGTTTATGATTTCAGAGGAGTTCATTACAATTCTTACTGGGGATGGCAGAATGGAGATAAAAGGAATGAGAGAGTGAAAAGAGGTTTCCAGCCAATGATCCAGTTACAGGATTTCTGGAAAATCAATAAAAACTCTCAGTTATGGACCTCTGTTTCCTATCAGTTCGGTAAAGAATATAGTTCAAGATTGGACTGGTATAGAGCCAATAACCCGTCTCCAACTTATTACCGTAATTTACCAAGCTATTGGTTAAACTATACAAATCCGTCTCCGGAACAGGCTGCTAACATTGGAATTACAAGAGACTGGTGGACTAATGATGATCAGTCGCACACACAGATCAATTGGGATAATCTTTATAATGCCAATAGAAACGTACAATACAATGCGTTACTTGGAGGAAGAAGAGCGGCTTATTACCTTGTAGATGATGTAAAAGATGATAAAGTATGGAATGTATCTACACATTATACCTATAACTTCACCGATACTTCCCGTTTTATCTTAAACTTATCTTATCAGAATTACAGATCTGAACAGTACAGAGAAGTGAATGACCTTTTAGGTGCTGATTTTGCCCTGAATATGGACCCATTTGCGTCCAATACGACTGCTGGAAGTGTTTGGGGGAAATTTAATACAAGAGAAAGCGATACTGATGTTGCCAAAAGAGAAGGTGATAAAATCGGATACAGCTATATTTTCAGAAGACAGGAATTTAAAATAAACCCTGCATTCAAATTCTCAACAGGAAAATTTGATGTTTTTATTTCCGGACTATTCGGTTATACAACGAACAGCAGAGAAGGTTTATTCCAACATTATCTGTATGAGTCTTCTTATGGAAAAGGAGCAGACCAAAACTTCTGGAATGCAGGGGTTAAAGGTCAGGTTACCTATAAAATCAACGGTAGAAACTTTTTGGTTTATAACGGAGCTTACTTTTCACAGTCTCCTTTCTTAAATGATATTTATTTTAATACAAGAGTAAGTGGTGTTACAACTCCGGGGATCAAGAATGTTGTTGTTGATGCAAACGATTTGAGCTATGTAATTTCTACTCCGATTGTTAAACTTAGATTGACCGGTTACCTTGTTAATACTCAAAACGAAACAAGTGTGCAAAGATATTTCGCACAGGGAGTTAAACTCACAAACCTTACTGAGAGCGGAGATCAGGCTCCTGTACAGGATGGTGCTTTCATTACACAGGTATTGGCAGGTGCTAACAAAAGAAATATGGGTATTGAGCTTGGAGCACAGGTGAAAGTTACTCCTACTTTGACAGCCAGCGGATTATTAAGTGTAGGACAATATACTTATACTAATAATCCTACCGTTTATTTTGCATCTGATGCGGTTGGAACATTCAGAGAACTTGACGGAAACGGAAATATTGTATCAAGATCTTATACCAATATGGGAGAGGCTACCCTTAAAAACTACAGACAAGGAGGAACGCCTCAGGAGGCATACACTTTAGGTCTTCGTTACAGCAGCCCTAAGTATTGGTGGATAGGAGCTACATGGAACTATTTCGGACATTCATTCCTGGATCCGTCTCCGGTAACCAGAACAGAAAGATTCTATACAAATCCTAACACACCTGGAGTACCTTATGATAACGTAACAGAGGAAGAGCTTGCAAGAATTCTTACTCCAACAAAATTACCTTCAGCGTTCTTCTTCAATGTGAATGCAGGTAAATCATGGATGATTGGTAAGTATTATGTGTTAGTGTCTGCATCTGTAAATAACATCCTTAATAACAGAAACTTTATTACAGGTGGATTTGAGCAGACGAGAAACGTTAACTATACTGACTATGCTAATGATTATGACAGCGGAAACATGGTATTCGCTCCTAAATATTGGTATAACCAGGGTAGATCTTATTTTGTTAACCTTCAATTCAGATTCTAA
- a CDS encoding GxxExxY protein, with product MTKKEITQLSYEITGFAIKVHKALGPGLLESVYEECLKIELIKNGYDVKQQLYFPINYEGIEIETKLVVDLLVNDTIIKELKAVEEVLPIHEAQLLTYMKVLKKPQGLLINFLRTILQSQ from the coding sequence ATGACCAAAAAAGAAATTACCCAACTGTCATATGAAATTACAGGCTTTGCTATTAAAGTCCATAAGGCTCTTGGTCCTGGTCTCCTTGAAAGTGTCTATGAAGAATGTTTAAAAATTGAGCTTATTAAAAATGGTTATGATGTTAAACAGCAGCTGTATTTCCCCATCAATTATGAAGGGATAGAAATTGAAACAAAGCTTGTTGTAGATCTCCTCGTCAATGATACAATTATTAAAGAGTTAAAAGCTGTAGAAGAAGTTTTACCAATACATGAGGCACAACTACTCACTTACATGAAAGTTCTTAAAAAGCCACAAGGTCTTCTTATTAACTTTTTACGAACAATATTACAAAGTCAATGA
- a CDS encoding inclusion body family protein: MDDVTLKSSSQAIDVLIVIDTDYVRANYKSPSTDPNKPVGIDHNSQHMIVSNANAISGQGSADLNFSARAGDTVSFRGTSIYQNSDDAVIIYNIKYWSGDQVFNNFVYNSVRRKQAAVPDVNSLNGLPATSADISFASIDSKVRSTGKENFYVQFGLYILDPNDSNKQILYGYFYWDPTITVK; the protein is encoded by the coding sequence ATGGACGACGTAACACTTAAATCATCGAGTCAGGCAATAGATGTCCTGATCGTAATTGACACGGATTATGTACGAGCAAATTATAAAAGCCCCAGTACGGATCCAAATAAACCTGTAGGAATTGACCATAACAGCCAGCATATGATTGTTTCAAATGCCAATGCCATCTCAGGGCAAGGTTCTGCCGACCTCAATTTCAGTGCAAGAGCCGGAGATACAGTTTCTTTCAGAGGAACTTCGATCTATCAGAATTCGGATGACGCAGTTATTATTTATAATATTAAATACTGGTCAGGTGATCAGGTTTTTAATAATTTCGTATACAATTCTGTGAGAAGAAAGCAAGCCGCTGTACCAGATGTAAATTCTTTAAACGGCCTTCCTGCCACCTCTGCAGATATCAGCTTTGCTAGTATTGACTCCAAAGTAAGATCTACTGGAAAAGAGAACTTCTATGTACAGTTTGGGCTTTACATTTTAGATCCGAATGACAGTAACAAACAGATTCTGTACGGTTACTTTTACTGGGATCCAACAATTACGGTTAAGTAA
- a CDS encoding TIGR00730 family Rossman fold protein — MEIDGIRDESLINPELDVNETKLHNSFRQKTWDETIAKDSWMVFKVMAEFVDGYEKLAKIGPCVSIFGSARLKPENKYYEMAVDIAEKITKIGFGIITGGGPGVMEAGNKGAFNAKGKSIGLNIDLPFEQHFNPYINKSYSMNFDYFFVRKVMFVKYSQGFVVMPGGFGTLDELTEAMTLIQTNKIGKFPIVLVGSEFWGGLLDWFKATLLKEGMIAEDDLDLYRVVDTADEAVAHIKAFYDKYSVNVNF; from the coding sequence ATGGAAATTGATGGAATTAGGGATGAAAGTTTAATAAATCCGGAACTTGACGTTAACGAAACAAAACTACATAACAGTTTCAGACAAAAAACCTGGGACGAAACAATCGCTAAAGACAGCTGGATGGTCTTCAAGGTCATGGCTGAATTTGTAGACGGTTATGAGAAACTGGCCAAGATTGGTCCATGTGTTTCTATATTTGGTTCTGCCCGACTGAAACCGGAGAACAAATACTATGAAATGGCTGTCGATATTGCGGAAAAGATTACCAAAATAGGCTTCGGAATCATCACCGGAGGCGGTCCGGGTGTTATGGAAGCTGGAAACAAAGGAGCTTTCAACGCCAAAGGAAAATCTATCGGATTGAATATTGATCTTCCTTTTGAACAGCATTTTAATCCTTACATCAATAAATCCTATTCTATGAATTTTGATTACTTTTTCGTGAGAAAAGTAATGTTTGTAAAATATTCTCAGGGGTTTGTAGTAATGCCAGGCGGTTTCGGGACATTGGATGAGCTTACTGAAGCAATGACTCTTATTCAAACCAACAAAATAGGAAAATTTCCAATTGTTCTGGTGGGAAGCGAGTTCTGGGGAGGATTATTAGATTGGTTCAAAGCAACCTTATTGAAAGAAGGAATGATTGCTGAAGATGATTTGGATCTTTATCGTGTGGTAGATACCGCTGACGAGGCTGTAGCACATATTAAAGCCTTCTATGATAAATATTCTGTGAATGTAAATTTTTAA
- a CDS encoding DUF6702 family protein — protein MKKLLYISGILTFFVLMSFMYVDFFSSMTKVDYVDGSKTLKFTTKMNTSHISDAIKINPNTAGFEAEVKKYVNNNFDVFVNGAPKTITFTGSQVSGETVWVYFETGGVSDINTLKIKNTILLSAFPKQINLVNIAYKGSQKTMNFQRGKEVNEVSF, from the coding sequence ATGAAAAAACTTTTATATATATCAGGAATTTTAACATTTTTTGTGTTAATGAGTTTTATGTATGTAGACTTTTTCTCTTCAATGACCAAAGTGGATTATGTTGATGGAAGCAAGACATTGAAGTTTACCACAAAAATGAATACAAGCCACATCTCTGATGCAATAAAGATCAACCCTAACACGGCCGGATTTGAAGCAGAAGTAAAAAAATATGTGAACAATAATTTTGATGTATTTGTCAATGGGGCTCCTAAAACGATAACCTTCACAGGAAGTCAGGTCAGTGGAGAAACTGTATGGGTATATTTTGAAACCGGAGGTGTTTCAGATATCAATACCTTAAAGATTAAAAATACGATCCTTTTAAGCGCTTTTCCTAAGCAGATCAATCTGGTGAATATTGCCTATAAGGGCAGCCAGAAAACAATGAACTTCCAAAGAGGAAAAGAGGTGAATGAGGTTTCTTTTTAA
- a CDS encoding NDP-sugar synthase — MKALIFAAGKGTRLKPFTDHHPKALAKVNEIPLLERNITYLKSFGIKDFVINIHHFGDQIVDFLNKNNNFGCRIEISDETNELLETGGGLIFARKFLDHGEDFLIMNADILTDLNVNALVEYHKKIKDFATLAVSDRESSRKLLFNDDMVLRGWLNVQTGEQRLAEFNKGFKALAFSGIHCINPKIFEKIKRTGKFSVMEEYLDLMQTEHIHGFVHNSILIDVGRPSSVIEAEKHFK, encoded by the coding sequence ATGAAAGCTCTAATTTTCGCAGCAGGAAAGGGGACCAGACTTAAACCGTTTACAGATCACCATCCGAAAGCGTTGGCAAAAGTAAACGAAATTCCGCTTCTGGAAAGAAATATCACTTACCTGAAAAGTTTCGGAATAAAGGATTTTGTGATCAATATTCATCATTTTGGAGATCAGATTGTTGATTTCTTAAATAAAAACAATAATTTCGGATGCAGGATTGAAATCTCTGATGAAACCAACGAACTTCTTGAAACAGGGGGTGGCTTGATTTTTGCGAGAAAATTTCTTGATCACGGAGAAGATTTTTTAATCATGAATGCGGATATTCTCACCGACCTGAACGTCAATGCGTTGGTGGAATACCACAAAAAGATAAAAGATTTTGCTACTTTAGCGGTTTCCGACAGGGAAAGCTCGAGAAAACTTCTTTTCAATGATGATATGGTTTTGAGAGGCTGGCTAAACGTACAAACTGGTGAACAAAGGCTGGCGGAATTCAACAAAGGCTTTAAAGCTCTTGCTTTCAGCGGAATTCATTGTATCAATCCTAAGATCTTCGAAAAAATAAAAAGAACAGGCAAATTTTCTGTTATGGAAGAATATCTGGACCTGATGCAGACCGAGCATATACACGGTTTTGTACACAACAGTATTCTTATCGATGTCGGAAGACCTTCATCTGTAATAGAAGCCGAAAAACACTTTAAATAA